In Syntrophales bacterium, a single window of DNA contains:
- the groL gene encoding chaperonin GroEL (60 kDa chaperone family; promotes refolding of misfolded polypeptides especially under stressful conditions; forms two stacked rings of heptamers to form a barrel-shaped 14mer; ends can be capped by GroES; misfolded proteins enter the barrel where they are refolded when GroES binds), with amino-acid sequence MGSKVLQYDEEARKSILKGVNTLADAVKVTLGPKGRNVILDKSFGAPTVTKDGVTVAKEIELEDKFENMGAQMVREVASKTSDVAGDGTTTATILAQAIYREGAKTVAAGSNPMDLKRGIDKAVETVVGELKKLSKPTKDQKEIAQVGTISANNDAGIGNIIAEAMSKVGKEGVITVEEAKGLETELEIVEGMQFDRGYISPYFVTNPEKMEVVLEDAFILINEKKISGMKDLLPILEQIAKMGRPLLIIAEDIEGEALATLVVNKIRGTLHVAAVKAPGFGDRRKAMLEDIAILTGGKMLSEDLGSKLENARVEDLGRAKKIIIDKDNTTVIDGAGDRKSLEGRVKQIRAQVEETTSDYDREKLQERLAKLVGGVAVIRVGAATETEMKEKKARVEDALNATRAAVEEGIVPGGGVAYVRCVQALDKLKLTGDQQIGINIVKKSLEEPLKMIASNAGWEGSIVVEKVKEKKGAFGFNAANEKFEDMIQAGVIDPTKVTRFALQNAASVASLMLTTQCMIADKPEEKGAGMPPMPGGGYPGMGM; translated from the coding sequence ATGGGATCAAAAGTTTTACAGTACGACGAGGAGGCCAGGAAGTCGATCCTCAAGGGTGTCAATACCCTGGCCGATGCCGTAAAGGTCACACTGGGACCCAAGGGAAGAAACGTAATTCTGGATAAATCATTCGGTGCCCCAACCGTGACAAAGGACGGCGTTACCGTAGCCAAGGAAATCGAGTTGGAAGACAAATTCGAGAACATGGGCGCCCAGATGGTCCGCGAGGTTGCCAGCAAGACCAGCGACGTTGCCGGAGACGGGACGACGACCGCCACCATCCTGGCTCAGGCCATTTACCGTGAAGGCGCAAAAACCGTAGCCGCCGGAAGCAATCCGATGGACCTCAAGCGGGGAATCGACAAGGCCGTGGAAACCGTGGTCGGCGAACTGAAGAAACTCAGCAAACCCACGAAAGATCAAAAGGAAATCGCCCAGGTGGGAACGATCTCCGCCAATAACGATGCGGGGATCGGAAACATCATTGCCGAGGCCATGAGCAAGGTCGGCAAGGAAGGTGTTATCACCGTGGAAGAGGCGAAAGGTCTTGAGACGGAGTTGGAGATCGTGGAAGGCATGCAGTTCGACCGCGGCTATATCTCCCCCTATTTCGTAACCAATCCCGAAAAAATGGAAGTGGTCCTCGAAGATGCCTTCATCCTCATCAACGAGAAGAAGATCAGCGGCATGAAGGACCTACTCCCCATCCTCGAACAGATCGCCAAGATGGGACGACCCCTCCTGATCATCGCCGAGGATATTGAGGGCGAAGCACTGGCTACACTGGTGGTGAACAAGATCCGCGGAACCCTCCATGTGGCCGCAGTCAAGGCACCAGGCTTCGGCGACCGGCGAAAGGCCATGCTCGAAGACATCGCCATCCTCACCGGTGGAAAGATGCTCTCCGAAGACCTCGGCTCCAAGCTTGAGAACGCCCGGGTTGAGGACCTCGGACGGGCCAAGAAGATCATCATCGACAAGGACAACACAACGGTCATCGATGGGGCGGGAGACCGCAAGTCCCTCGAGGGTCGGGTGAAACAGATCCGCGCACAGGTTGAAGAAACCACTTCCGATTACGACCGCGAAAAACTCCAGGAACGCCTGGCGAAGCTCGTCGGCGGGGTGGCCGTGATCCGCGTAGGCGCCGCCACGGAGACCGAAATGAAGGAAAAGAAGGCCCGCGTCGAAGACGCCCTGAACGCGACCCGTGCGGCGGTTGAGGAAGGCATCGTCCCCGGAGGCGGTGTGGCTTATGTCCGCTGCGTCCAGGCCTTGGACAAGCTGAAACTTACCGGGGACCAGCAGATCGGCATCAACATTGTCAAGAAGTCCCTGGAGGAGCCTCTCAAGATGATTGCCTCCAATGCCGGGTGGGAAGGCTCCATCGTGGTGGAAAAGGTCAAGGAAAAGAAGGGAGCCTTCGGGTTCAACGCGGCCAACGAAAAATTCGAGGACATGATCCAGGCCGGCGTCATCGATCCCACCAAGGTCACCCGTTTCGCCCTCCAGAATGCCGCCTCCGTGGCGTCCCTGATGCTGACGACCCAGTGCATGATCGCGGACAAGCCGGAAGAGAAGGGTGCGGGAATGCCCCCCATGCCCGGCGGAGGATATCCCGGCATGGGCATGTAA
- the groES gene encoding co-chaperone GroES, which produces MKIRPLQDRVIVERVDEEQKTKGGIIIPDTAKEKPMEGKVVAVGKGRTAEDGKLIKLDVKAGDRILFSKYAGTEVKVEGKEYLIMREDDILGVIEK; this is translated from the coding sequence ATGAAGATCAGGCCGCTTCAAGATCGGGTCATCGTCGAGAGGGTGGACGAGGAGCAGAAGACCAAGGGAGGCATCATCATCCCCGACACCGCCAAAGAAAAGCCGATGGAAGGCAAGGTCGTAGCCGTGGGAAAAGGCCGCACCGCGGAGGATGGAAAGCTGATCAAGCTGGATGTCAAGGCCGGTGACCGAATCCTCTTCAGCAAGTACGCCGGTACGGAAGTCAAGGTGGAAGGCAAGGAATACCTCATTATGCGAGAGGATGACATTCTGGGAGTCATTGAAAAGTAA
- the atpE gene encoding ATP synthase F0 subunit C has protein sequence MMRKKRMVYAAAGLLIVLLWAPLAMAAEAAAPGAAVNYTKAIIIGCSVLAAGLGVGIAANGTGTGMGHGLGGATSAVGRNPEAQGKILLTMMVGLAMIESLAIYALVIALILLYANPLLKLIA, from the coding sequence ATGATGAGGAAAAAAAGGATGGTGTATGCAGCTGCTGGTTTGTTGATCGTGTTGCTGTGGGCTCCGTTGGCCATGGCGGCGGAAGCGGCGGCTCCGGGAGCGGCGGTGAACTACACGAAGGCCATCATTATCGGTTGCAGCGTGCTGGCGGCCGGCCTTGGTGTTGGAATCGCGGCAAACGGAACCGGAACCGGTATGGGACATGGTCTTGGCGGAGCCACGAGCGCCGTTGGTCGTAACCCCGAAGCCCAGGGCAAGATCCTCCTCACCATGATGGTTGGTCTGGCCATGATCGAATCGCTGGCTATTTACGCCCTGGTTATCGCGCTGATTCTGCTTTATGCGAATCCGCTGCTGAAGCTCATTGCATAG
- a CDS encoding peptide chain release factor-like protein — MPIRREKYQELTERMASLGVSESDFREHFTRSSGPGGQKTNKTATCVHLVHVPTGLSVKCQEERSQALNRFLARRILLDRIENRQKGILSEERRRWERIRRQKRRRSQRAKERMLQDKHHQSEKKRLRSSAPDDERR; from the coding sequence ATGCCCATACGCCGTGAAAAATATCAGGAACTGACCGAGCGGATGGCCAGTCTCGGAGTTTCGGAAAGCGATTTCCGGGAGCACTTCACCCGCTCTTCGGGTCCCGGAGGGCAAAAGACCAATAAGACTGCCACCTGCGTACACCTCGTTCATGTTCCCACCGGCCTGTCCGTGAAGTGCCAGGAGGAGCGCTCCCAGGCACTGAACCGTTTTCTCGCCCGGCGGATTCTGCTGGACCGGATCGAGAACCGGCAGAAGGGGATCTTAAGTGAAGAGAGACGGAGGTGGGAAAGAATCCGTCGGCAGAAGCGACGCCGGTCGCAGCGTGCCAAGGAGAGAATGTTGCAGGATAAGCACCACCAGTCCGAGAAAAAGCGCCTCCGCTCGTCCGCGCCAGATGACGAACGCCGTTAA
- a CDS encoding PAS domain S-box protein, translating into MLQRPNIKFPVWLTTFFLLLFLVLMALTVNHALRKGVAEPFSRQELTFALVAAGLILVLFTGGVTLAYMARRRKFIREELARLQEVEAWEERLLREKKTVEGIIEGSPIPTFVIDRNHRIILWNKACADLTGLEQADMIGTDKQYIPFYGPDQKRPVIADLIVDQDMPGLEQFYGTKKVQPSKQVEGAYEARDYYNNLGGKPRHLYFLAAPIFDEKGQIIAAIETLQDVTPEVEMAQHLRDSQEQLAREKKTVEGVIEGSPIPMFVIDRSHRIIFWNRALTEMSGYGVNEMIGTDKQYLPFYKEKRPLIADLIVDNNIAELDRYYAKKMVRPSTVVKGAYEARDYYEDLGGKPRHLYFLAAPIFDEKGQVIAAIETLQDVTREVEMSNNMKEYAETLENEVTENVNLRHQIEAVHNYLRSIVESSPDNLFDLGPDGTVNFISRIPKFMNGLTAEEMKGRHFTDFVGSEHRDDLLARFEDAKRGVFTPFEMEVALSDGTRRNLLLTARPLRGTERLVVVERDITEFKELEEKFYESQKLAAVGQLSAGIAHEVRNPLSSIKMSLQILEKRLQPTGNDLKRFKIAQREVEHLEHLVNDVLIFARPEEPRKRMTDIRRVLENAMEMVEKSLADKNIQVEYRFAEDVPVAAVDGAMLEQLFQNLYRNAIDAMEADGRLVVSTMMRAEEGQPVLVVEVEDNGCGIDEEAMPHVFNPFFTRKSYGTGLGLTQVKKIVDLHRGNIEIRSRRGEGTRVIVTLPLGMGNGKAAGAAVERNGN; encoded by the coding sequence ATGCTTCAGCGACCCAATATCAAATTTCCCGTCTGGCTGACGACCTTTTTCCTTCTGCTCTTCCTGGTCCTCATGGCATTGACGGTGAATCATGCCCTGCGTAAAGGGGTGGCGGAACCGTTCAGCCGGCAGGAGCTGACCTTCGCCCTTGTCGCAGCGGGGCTGATCCTTGTCCTGTTCACGGGCGGAGTCACCCTGGCTTACATGGCCCGGCGAAGGAAGTTCATTCGTGAGGAACTGGCCCGCCTTCAGGAAGTGGAAGCCTGGGAGGAACGCCTCCTCCGCGAGAAAAAGACTGTCGAGGGAATCATAGAGGGTTCCCCCATTCCCACCTTTGTCATTGACCGCAACCACCGTATCATTCTCTGGAACAAGGCCTGTGCCGATCTGACCGGCCTGGAGCAGGCCGACATGATCGGAACCGACAAGCAGTATATTCCTTTTTATGGTCCGGACCAGAAGCGTCCGGTGATTGCCGACCTGATCGTGGATCAGGATATGCCGGGACTGGAGCAATTTTATGGCACGAAGAAAGTTCAGCCGTCCAAACAGGTGGAGGGAGCCTACGAAGCCAGAGACTATTATAACAATCTGGGAGGCAAGCCCCGGCACCTCTATTTTCTTGCCGCGCCGATCTTTGACGAGAAGGGCCAGATCATCGCCGCCATTGAGACCCTTCAGGATGTAACCCCGGAAGTGGAGATGGCACAGCACCTCAGGGATTCGCAGGAGCAGCTGGCCAGGGAAAAGAAAACCGTTGAGGGAGTCATCGAGGGCTCACCCATCCCGATGTTCGTTATCGACCGCTCCCATCGAATCATCTTCTGGAATCGTGCACTGACGGAAATGAGCGGTTACGGTGTCAATGAAATGATCGGGACGGACAAGCAGTACCTCCCGTTTTACAAGGAAAAGCGTCCGCTCATTGCCGACCTGATCGTGGATAACAATATTGCGGAGCTGGATCGTTATTACGCAAAAAAAATGGTCCGTCCCTCCACCGTGGTCAAGGGCGCTTACGAGGCCCGGGATTACTACGAGGATCTCGGCGGCAAGCCGCGCCACCTGTATTTCCTGGCGGCGCCGATCTTCGACGAAAAGGGACAGGTCATCGCGGCCATCGAAACGCTTCAGGACGTCACCCGCGAAGTGGAGATGTCCAACAACATGAAAGAATACGCCGAGACCCTGGAGAACGAGGTCACGGAGAACGTCAACCTCCGCCATCAGATCGAAGCGGTCCATAATTATCTGCGGTCCATTGTTGAAAGCTCTCCGGATAACCTCTTTGATCTGGGACCCGATGGAACGGTCAACTTCATCAGCCGCATCCCGAAGTTCATGAATGGACTGACAGCCGAAGAAATGAAGGGCCGGCACTTCACGGATTTTGTGGGATCCGAACATCGGGACGATCTGCTGGCCCGGTTCGAGGATGCCAAAAGAGGGGTATTCACACCGTTTGAAATGGAGGTGGCCCTGAGTGACGGAACCCGCCGGAACCTTCTTCTCACCGCACGTCCTCTCCGCGGAACGGAACGGCTCGTGGTGGTCGAGCGGGACATTACGGAGTTCAAGGAGCTGGAGGAGAAGTTCTACGAGAGCCAGAAACTGGCGGCTGTCGGCCAGCTTTCGGCCGGCATTGCCCACGAAGTCCGGAATCCCCTTTCTTCCATCAAGATGAGCCTGCAGATTCTCGAAAAGAGGCTGCAGCCTACCGGAAACGATCTCAAACGCTTCAAAATCGCGCAGCGGGAAGTGGAGCACCTGGAACACCTGGTGAACGACGTGCTCATTTTCGCGCGCCCGGAGGAGCCGAGAAAGAGGATGACCGACATCCGCCGGGTTCTGGAAAATGCCATGGAGATGGTGGAAAAATCCCTGGCGGACAAGAATATACAGGTCGAATACCGCTTCGCCGAGGATGTTCCCGTCGCCGCCGTCGATGGGGCCATGCTGGAGCAGCTTTTCCAAAACCTGTACCGGAATGCAATCGATGCCATGGAGGCTGACGGCAGGCTGGTCGTAAGCACAATGATGCGGGCAGAGGAAGGACAACCCGTGCTGGTCGTGGAGGTGGAAGACAACGGCTGCGGGATCGATGAGGAAGCGATGCCGCATGTGTTCAATCCCTTTTTTACCCGGAAAAGCTACGGAACGGGGTTGGGGCTGACACAGGTCAAGAAGATCGTGGATCTTCATCGGGGAAACATTGAGATCCGGAGCCGCAGGGGAGAGGGGACCCGGGTGATCGTGACGCTTCCGCTTGGCATGGGAAACGGCAAAGCGGCCGGCGCTGCGGTTGAGAGGAACGGGAATTGA
- a CDS encoding sigma-54 dependent transcriptional regulator, whose product MAKILVIDDDESICETLEMYLSEEGYEVVTANTGTSGLNRYVEGPTDVVILDIRLPDIDGFTVLEDLREENENVKVIMITAHHDMDSTIKAMKGGAFDYIHKPVNVDELDVAIKKALKTNEMEKKIDGLLMEPSRRFKVGDIIGAGRLMREIFKTIGVVSQSKTTVMVQGESGTGKELIARVIHNNTSPDEPYIAINCSAIVETLLESELFGHEKGSFTGAFTRKLGKFELARQGTVFLDEISEMSLNLQAKLLRVLQEMEFERVGGKDRVAVHARVIAATNRDLKTLVEEGKFREDLYYRLNIVSIRIPALRERREDIPSLVDYLLAKINVDLHKRIVSVSEEMMDVFMKYDWPGNVRELENLLVRAAVVAKGQVLGKSDFPELLEDEKAGAGPGEKAEKAKLPYRSFSGKIMTLDELEEDQIRRILADGGRNKGEICESLGISRPTFERKLEKYGINFEKE is encoded by the coding sequence ATGGCCAAGATTCTTGTCATCGATGACGACGAATCCATCTGTGAAACCCTCGAGATGTACCTCTCGGAAGAGGGATATGAAGTGGTGACGGCCAATACCGGGACGTCCGGTCTCAACCGATACGTGGAGGGTCCCACCGATGTGGTGATCCTGGACATCCGTCTGCCGGACATTGACGGCTTCACCGTCCTGGAGGATCTCCGGGAAGAAAACGAGAATGTGAAAGTCATCATGATCACGGCCCACCACGACATGGACTCGACCATCAAGGCCATGAAGGGCGGCGCCTTCGATTACATCCACAAGCCGGTTAATGTCGACGAACTGGACGTGGCCATCAAAAAGGCCCTCAAGACCAACGAGATGGAAAAGAAGATCGACGGCCTCCTCATGGAGCCCTCCCGGCGCTTCAAGGTGGGAGACATCATCGGCGCGGGACGGCTGATGAGGGAGATTTTCAAGACCATCGGCGTGGTCTCCCAGAGCAAGACCACGGTGATGGTCCAGGGCGAGAGCGGTACCGGCAAGGAGCTGATCGCCCGGGTCATACACAACAATACGTCGCCCGACGAACCGTATATCGCCATCAACTGTTCCGCCATCGTCGAGACCCTGCTGGAATCGGAGCTCTTCGGCCACGAGAAGGGATCCTTCACAGGCGCGTTCACGCGCAAACTCGGGAAATTTGAGTTGGCCAGGCAGGGAACGGTTTTCCTCGACGAGATCAGCGAGATGTCCCTCAATCTTCAGGCCAAGCTCCTCCGGGTCCTTCAGGAGATGGAGTTCGAGCGGGTCGGGGGAAAGGACCGGGTGGCCGTCCACGCCCGGGTCATCGCCGCGACCAACCGGGATCTGAAGACCCTGGTGGAGGAGGGGAAATTCCGGGAGGATCTCTATTACCGGCTGAACATCGTGTCGATCCGTATTCCCGCCCTGCGAGAGCGCAGGGAGGATATCCCCTCCCTCGTCGACTACCTCCTGGCGAAGATCAATGTGGACCTCCACAAGCGAATCGTGAGCGTGTCCGAGGAAATGATGGACGTCTTCATGAAGTATGACTGGCCCGGCAACGTCCGGGAGCTGGAAAACCTGCTGGTCCGGGCGGCGGTTGTTGCCAAGGGGCAGGTCCTGGGAAAGAGCGATTTCCCGGAACTCCTGGAGGACGAGAAGGCCGGGGCGGGCCCCGGAGAAAAAGCGGAGAAAGCAAAGCTGCCGTACCGGAGTTTTTCGGGGAAGATCATGACCCTGGATGAACTGGAGGAGGACCAGATCCGGAGGATTCTGGCCGACGGAGGCCGGAACAAGGGGGAAATCTGTGAAAGCCTCGGCATCTCCCGGCCCACATTCGAGCGGAAGCTCGAGAAGTACGGCATCAACTTTGAAAAGGAATGA
- the yihA gene encoding ribosome biogenesis GTP-binding protein YihA/YsxC — MTQAVFAGTAADPSQFPREGLPEIAFAGRSNVGKSSLINALLNRRGLARTSKAPGKTRAIQFFRVDSELLFADLPGYGFARVARSIREDWGPLIEGYLTDRGPLKLLILLLDIRRDVTPDDQALLEWLALMKNPTLVVLTKVDTLSRTQQLARERLIRSAIGWADPLPMVSARTGAGKNALWGEIRRRAL, encoded by the coding sequence ATGACCCAGGCCGTTTTTGCAGGAACCGCCGCCGATCCTTCTCAGTTCCCCCGGGAGGGGCTCCCCGAGATCGCATTTGCCGGCCGCTCCAATGTCGGGAAATCATCCCTGATCAACGCTCTTCTGAATCGCCGGGGCCTGGCCAGAACGAGCAAGGCACCCGGGAAGACAAGGGCGATCCAGTTTTTCCGCGTCGACAGCGAGTTGCTGTTTGCGGACCTTCCCGGGTATGGCTTCGCCCGGGTCGCCCGGTCCATTCGGGAGGACTGGGGTCCCCTGATCGAGGGGTACCTGACGGACAGGGGACCCTTGAAACTCCTTATTCTCCTGCTGGATATCCGCCGCGACGTCACCCCCGACGATCAGGCGTTATTGGAGTGGCTCGCTCTCATGAAGAATCCAACGCTGGTCGTCCTGACGAAAGTCGACACCCTTTCGCGAACACAACAGCTGGCGCGGGAGCGATTGATCCGCTCTGCGATTGGATGGGCGGATCCTCTCCCGATGGTTTCAGCCCGGACGGGAGCCGGCAAGAACGCCCTGTGGGGAGAAATCCGCCGGCGGGCGCTCTGA
- a CDS encoding 2-oxoacid:acceptor oxidoreductase family protein — MNVKTIFSGFGGQGVLMMGYSLAHGAMSQGFHVTYLPAYGAEMRGGTANCTISLGDEEIASPIASEPDYLVVMNAPSLYTFQNRLAKGGILFLNASIIETRPTRRDITFYAVPCAEMAEEVGNPRAANVVMMGAFLQKTGIIRPETYMKSLETIMGSKKKAMHDSNRKAFDAGFRFLESVDGGAGR, encoded by the coding sequence ATGAACGTCAAGACCATCTTCTCGGGTTTCGGCGGCCAGGGCGTACTCATGATGGGCTACAGCCTCGCCCATGGGGCCATGTCGCAAGGTTTTCACGTAACCTACCTGCCCGCCTATGGCGCCGAGATGCGAGGCGGAACGGCCAACTGTACGATCTCCCTGGGGGATGAGGAAATCGCCTCCCCCATCGCCTCGGAGCCGGATTACCTGGTCGTCATGAACGCGCCATCCCTTTACACGTTCCAGAACCGACTGGCCAAGGGCGGCATCCTGTTCCTGAACGCATCCATCATCGAGACCCGGCCGACCCGCCGGGACATCACCTTCTACGCCGTTCCCTGCGCGGAGATGGCGGAGGAAGTCGGCAACCCGAGGGCCGCCAATGTCGTCATGATGGGGGCTTTCCTGCAGAAGACGGGGATCATCCGGCCGGAGACATACATGAAGAGCCTGGAGACCATCATGGGAAGCAAGAAGAAGGCGATGCACGATTCGAACCGGAAAGCCTTTGATGCCGGGTTCCGCTTTCTCGAATCCGTCGACGGGGGGGCCGGCCGATGA
- a CDS encoding thiamine pyrophosphate-dependent enzyme: MKKIFGRPRSLKAAPYHYCPGCGHSIVHRLVAEVIDEMDMRGSSIGVPPAGCAVLAYFYFDIDMIEAPHGRGPALATGVKRVLPKHLVFSYQGDGDLAAIGTAESFHAANRGENITIIFINNAVYGMTGGQMAPTTILGQKTTTSPPGRTPLLDGYPVRISEILAQLRGSAYIERCAVNSPAAVMKTKRSIRKAFQYQMDNRGFSMVEILSPCPTNWKMSAVDACKWIDEVMTKEFPLGVLKDIGAKEAGKEKQS, translated from the coding sequence ATGAAAAAGATCTTCGGAAGACCCAGAAGCCTCAAAGCCGCCCCCTACCATTACTGTCCGGGGTGCGGGCACAGCATCGTCCATCGTCTGGTGGCCGAAGTCATCGACGAAATGGACATGCGCGGCAGTTCCATCGGCGTTCCCCCGGCGGGATGTGCCGTTCTGGCATACTTCTACTTTGATATCGACATGATCGAGGCTCCCCACGGCCGCGGACCGGCCCTGGCCACGGGGGTCAAGCGAGTCCTGCCGAAACACCTCGTCTTTTCGTACCAGGGCGACGGCGACCTCGCGGCCATCGGCACCGCCGAGAGCTTCCATGCCGCCAACCGGGGAGAAAACATCACCATCATTTTCATCAACAACGCGGTCTACGGGATGACGGGCGGCCAGATGGCCCCTACAACCATCCTCGGACAGAAGACCACGACGTCCCCCCCGGGCCGGACCCCGCTGCTGGACGGATACCCCGTACGGATCAGCGAGATCCTTGCCCAGCTCAGGGGGTCGGCCTACATAGAGCGCTGCGCCGTCAACAGTCCCGCCGCGGTCATGAAGACCAAACGGTCCATTCGGAAGGCCTTCCAGTATCAGATGGACAACCGCGGTTTCAGCATGGTGGAAATCCTCTCCCCCTGCCCCACGAACTGGAAGATGAGCGCCGTTGACGCCTGCAAGTGGATCGACGAGGTCATGACGAAGGAATTCCCCCTGGGTGTCCTCAAGGACATCGGCGCCAAAGAAGCCGGGAAGGAGAAGCAGTCATGA
- the vorB gene encoding 3-methyl-2-oxobutanoate dehydrogenase subunit VorB, with product MNKVLMQGNCVIGEAAIRAGCCFYAGYPITPQNELTEYMAENLRKADGGVFIQSESEIAAINMIAGASAAGARAMTSSSSPGISLKQEGISSMAACELPGVIVNMMRGGPGLGNIRPSQGDYFQATRGGGHGDYRTIVLAPATGQELADLTMDAFDLADKYRTPVMILADGMMGQMMEPVVFRKPKPRQYPDCYVLKGAGDGKSKFIRGLILDAIEMEEHNWKLARKYNLISRQETRCEIHEAKDAEMMIVAYGTAARVAKGAIRRLRGMDLKVGLFRPISLWPFPTRELRELSEHIKHFIVFEMSTGQMLDDVRLALQGFANIDFFGRPGGVVPTPAELSNVVSRRYPQKDAYVDRFLRFKVVEGPFGP from the coding sequence GTGAATAAGGTCCTGATGCAGGGAAACTGCGTGATCGGCGAGGCCGCCATCCGTGCGGGCTGCTGCTTCTATGCCGGTTATCCCATCACCCCCCAGAACGAGTTGACGGAGTACATGGCGGAGAACCTCCGCAAGGCGGATGGCGGTGTTTTCATCCAGTCGGAGAGCGAGATCGCCGCGATCAACATGATCGCCGGAGCCAGCGCCGCCGGAGCCCGGGCGATGACATCGTCCTCCAGCCCTGGCATATCCCTCAAGCAGGAAGGCATCTCCTCCATGGCCGCCTGCGAACTTCCCGGCGTGATCGTCAACATGATGCGCGGCGGCCCCGGTCTGGGGAACATCCGACCCTCCCAGGGTGACTATTTCCAGGCCACCCGCGGGGGCGGTCATGGCGACTACCGGACGATCGTCCTGGCACCCGCCACGGGCCAGGAATTGGCGGACCTGACCATGGACGCCTTCGACCTGGCGGACAAGTACCGGACGCCGGTCATGATCCTCGCCGACGGAATGATGGGCCAGATGATGGAGCCCGTGGTGTTCCGGAAACCCAAGCCCCGGCAGTACCCGGATTGCTATGTCCTGAAGGGGGCGGGCGACGGAAAGAGCAAGTTCATCCGTGGACTCATTCTGGACGCCATCGAGATGGAGGAGCACAACTGGAAGCTGGCCCGGAAATACAACCTGATCAGCCGACAGGAGACCCGCTGTGAAATCCACGAGGCGAAGGACGCGGAGATGATGATCGTCGCCTATGGAACCGCCGCCCGGGTCGCCAAGGGCGCCATCCGTCGCCTCCGCGGCATGGACCTGAAGGTGGGGCTGTTCCGCCCCATCAGCCTGTGGCCTTTTCCCACCCGCGAACTCCGGGAGCTGTCGGAGCATATCAAGCACTTCATCGTCTTCGAGATGAGCACGGGACAGATGCTGGACGACGTCCGCCTTGCCCTCCAGGGATTCGCCAACATCGATTTCTTCGGTCGTCCCGGCGGTGTCGTCCCGACTCCGGCGGAACTGTCCAACGTCGTATCCCGCCGGTATCCGCAGAAGGATGCCTACGTGGATCGCTTCCTCCGATTCAAGGTTGTGGAAGGTCCGTTCGGACCATAA
- a CDS encoding 4Fe-4S binding protein, with protein MAPKGKIVIDRNLCKECHLCIQACKQGNIHPGKEFNQKGYRPVEAVEDGKCTGCALCGVICPEVAIEVYRE; from the coding sequence ATGGCACCGAAGGGAAAGATCGTCATTGACCGGAACCTGTGCAAGGAATGCCACCTCTGCATCCAGGCCTGCAAGCAGGGAAACATACATCCGGGCAAGGAATTCAACCAGAAAGGGTACCGCCCCGTGGAGGCGGTGGAGGACGGTAAATGCACCGGCTGCGCCCTGTGCGGCGTGATCTGTCCGGAGGTGGCCATCGAGGTGTACCGTGAATAA
- a CDS encoding UpxY family transcription antiterminator — MPWYAIHTKSRHEDKVLLGLTQKAIHAFLPKMEVWSKRKDRRKKIHIPMFSGYIFAETAEMDNQTRLDILKTAGVVRILGRPNGQDPIPVPDDKIDAIQRLVTSRVEIRQIQYPKVGERACIVDGPFLGIEGVVLKADYQQEMFVVSIELLQRSVAIRLEGFQVARI, encoded by the coding sequence ATGCCCTGGTATGCCATCCATACCAAAAGCCGGCACGAAGACAAGGTCCTCCTGGGGCTGACCCAGAAGGCAATCCACGCCTTTCTGCCGAAAATGGAGGTATGGAGCAAACGCAAAGACCGGCGGAAAAAGATCCATATCCCCATGTTTTCGGGATACATCTTTGCCGAAACAGCCGAGATGGACAACCAGACCCGCCTCGACATCCTCAAGACGGCCGGCGTCGTGCGCATCCTCGGCCGGCCGAACGGCCAGGATCCGATCCCCGTTCCAGACGACAAGATCGACGCCATCCAGCGCCTGGTTACCTCCCGCGTGGAAATCCGGCAGATCCAGTACCCGAAGGTGGGAGAGCGGGCCTGCATTGTCGACGGCCCTTTCCTAGGCATCGAGGGCGTCGTCCTGAAGGCCGACTACCAGCAGGAGATGTTCGTGGTTTCCATTGAGCTCCTTCAGCGTTCCGTGGCAATCCGGCTGGAGGGCTTCCAGGTGGCAAGGATCTGA